The Burkholderia pyrrocinia genome includes a window with the following:
- a CDS encoding ShlB/FhaC/HecB family hemolysin secretion/activation protein translates to MKNRWNLIEPNRQFPAARTRDAVEKDRRSAGSAAPFTLLAMAVAVALTARPHVAHAAEPGEWPVQEARAPALKGLIVVSRDLTKATSAAADMPPPASATGDACAGASASPAPAADPAQPKELDGATLREDLKRTGPISIGPGVPVDDQAELKALLEPTLGTTIGPDLVKSITQKTVAYLNQHSGTLVDVYFPPQNSPDGYLVLVVAPARLGKVVAKGQQHTDGQDLACHIQLRRGDLVNTKVIADDLAFLNRNPWRRTDVAFAPGSAPGETDVVLTTADQRPVRVYAGLSNAGTRLTGLGRYTVGFNWGSPFGLFDHQFDFSYTQADSARRFNQESVGYTLPLANHDTIALRGSLSHTDVPLEDGQFESRGRNAILSVEWSHPLGINPLDPFGTYPELYAGLEYKRIGNTLAFGEVPISNAVPEVFQGYVGYRGGWSDRWGHNDIDGRFTYSPGNLFGWNNDETFDASRPGSRSRYARANLTYDRYIGLPRQWQFHARVAGQFTNQPLIASEQFDVSGSSAVRGYYEDTLVTDRGVVLNLEVQTPYVRVPLGTTEGIAQGVVFADLGRGWHKSEMTDADLRKIGTTFNLASVGVGARFNVNPYVTLRADVGWRLSALDGSRGGAMAHVSAVIAY, encoded by the coding sequence ATGAAGAATCGTTGGAATCTGATCGAGCCGAACAGGCAGTTTCCGGCCGCGCGTACGCGGGACGCCGTGGAGAAGGATCGGCGCAGCGCGGGATCGGCCGCGCCGTTCACGCTGCTCGCCATGGCGGTCGCCGTCGCGTTGACCGCCCGCCCGCATGTCGCGCACGCGGCGGAACCGGGCGAGTGGCCGGTCCAGGAGGCCAGGGCGCCGGCGCTGAAGGGGCTCATCGTCGTGTCCCGCGATCTCACGAAGGCCACGTCAGCCGCTGCCGATATGCCGCCGCCCGCAAGCGCCACCGGCGATGCTTGCGCGGGTGCGAGCGCATCGCCGGCGCCTGCCGCAGACCCGGCCCAGCCGAAGGAGCTCGATGGCGCCACGCTGCGCGAGGACCTGAAGCGCACCGGGCCGATCTCGATCGGCCCCGGCGTGCCGGTCGACGATCAGGCGGAACTCAAGGCGTTGCTCGAGCCGACCCTCGGCACGACGATCGGCCCGGACCTCGTGAAGTCGATCACGCAGAAGACCGTGGCCTACCTGAACCAGCATTCCGGCACGCTGGTCGACGTGTATTTCCCGCCGCAGAACTCGCCCGACGGCTACCTCGTGCTGGTCGTCGCGCCGGCGCGGCTGGGAAAGGTGGTCGCGAAGGGGCAGCAGCACACCGACGGCCAGGATCTTGCGTGCCACATCCAGCTGCGGCGCGGCGACCTCGTCAATACGAAGGTCATCGCGGACGATCTCGCATTCCTGAACCGTAATCCGTGGCGCCGCACCGATGTGGCGTTCGCGCCGGGCAGCGCCCCGGGCGAGACGGACGTCGTGCTGACCACGGCGGACCAGCGTCCGGTACGTGTCTACGCGGGGCTGAGCAATGCCGGCACGCGGCTGACCGGGCTCGGCCGCTATACGGTCGGTTTCAACTGGGGCAGCCCGTTCGGCCTGTTCGACCACCAGTTCGACTTCAGCTATACGCAGGCAGATAGCGCGCGTCGTTTCAATCAGGAGTCCGTCGGTTATACGTTGCCACTGGCCAATCACGACACGATCGCGTTGCGCGGCAGCCTGTCGCACACCGACGTGCCGCTCGAGGATGGGCAGTTCGAATCGCGCGGCCGCAACGCGATCCTGAGTGTGGAATGGTCTCATCCGCTCGGGATCAACCCGCTCGATCCGTTCGGCACGTATCCGGAGCTCTATGCGGGCCTCGAGTACAAGCGCATCGGCAACACGCTGGCGTTCGGCGAGGTGCCGATCTCGAACGCGGTGCCGGAGGTGTTCCAGGGCTATGTAGGCTATCGCGGCGGCTGGTCGGATCGGTGGGGCCACAACGATATCGACGGGCGCTTCACGTATTCGCCGGGCAATCTGTTCGGCTGGAACAACGACGAGACGTTCGACGCGTCGCGGCCGGGCTCACGCTCGCGCTACGCGCGCGCGAACCTCACCTACGACCGCTACATCGGATTGCCGCGCCAGTGGCAGTTCCATGCGCGCGTGGCCGGCCAGTTCACCAACCAGCCGTTGATCGCGAGCGAACAGTTCGACGTGTCGGGTTCGTCGGCGGTGCGCGGCTATTACGAAGACACGCTGGTGACCGACCGTGGCGTGGTGCTGAACCTCGAGGTGCAGACGCCATACGTTCGCGTGCCGCTCGGCACGACGGAAGGCATCGCGCAGGGCGTGGTGTTCGCCGACCTGGGCCGCGGCTGGCACAAGAGCGAAATGACCGACGCCGATCTGCGCAAGATCGGCACGACCTTCAATCTGGCGAGCGTCGGCGTCGGCGCGCGCTTCAACGTGAACCCGTACGTGACGCTGCGCGCGGACGTCGGCTGGCGGCTGAGCGCGCTGGACGGCTCGCGCGGCGGCGCGATGGCCCATGTGTCGGCCGTCATTGCCTACTGA
- a CDS encoding SapC family protein, which yields MLTIQPPFGYHSLKPLNRADHVRLLQPGELPPFARESQIVPLSFSEVVAAAWHYPIVFLHDAQTGGHTLAALLGLAQNHNAFGGDAGWEAGAYVPAYVRRYPFCMASVNVDGKADPDLLVCVEADRASAEGVDGAEQLFDAEGQPGPRWAAIEAFLKEYEADLAASRAFTQRLAELDLLEPFTANIVRPGDAGQCTVGGMVRVNEARLAALDAETVASLHRSGHLSRIYIHLFSLQRFYRLIEREAEQGIYAASTPAEEAKDVESAAAPTC from the coding sequence ATGCTGACCATTCAACCCCCGTTCGGGTACCACTCGCTCAAGCCGCTGAATCGTGCGGATCATGTCCGGCTGCTGCAGCCGGGCGAATTGCCGCCGTTCGCGCGCGAGTCGCAGATCGTGCCGCTGAGCTTCAGCGAAGTCGTGGCGGCCGCGTGGCATTACCCGATCGTGTTCCTGCACGATGCGCAGACGGGCGGGCATACGCTGGCTGCGCTGCTGGGGCTCGCGCAGAACCACAACGCGTTCGGCGGCGACGCCGGCTGGGAGGCGGGGGCATACGTGCCGGCCTACGTCCGGCGCTATCCGTTCTGCATGGCGAGCGTGAACGTCGACGGCAAGGCCGATCCCGATCTGCTGGTGTGCGTCGAGGCCGATCGTGCATCGGCCGAGGGGGTCGACGGCGCCGAGCAGTTGTTCGATGCGGAGGGTCAGCCCGGTCCGCGATGGGCGGCGATCGAGGCGTTCCTGAAGGAATACGAAGCGGACCTGGCGGCAAGCCGCGCGTTCACGCAGCGCCTCGCGGAACTCGATCTGCTCGAGCCGTTCACCGCGAATATCGTGCGGCCGGGGGACGCGGGCCAGTGCACCGTCGGCGGTATGGTGCGTGTCAACGAGGCGCGCCTTGCGGCGCTCGACGCGGAGACTGTCGCGTCGCTGCACCGGAGCGGCCATCTGAGCCGCATCTATATCCATCTCTTCTCGCTGCAGCGCTTTTACCGCCTTATCGAGCGTGAGGCCGAACAGGGTATCTACGCGGCCTCGACGCCGGCTGAAGAGGCGAAAGACGTGGAGTCCGCCGCGGCCCCCACCTGCTGA